Within the Thermosynechococcaceae cyanobacterium Okahandja genome, the region AAATACAGTGCCATCAGCGCCCCCGCCAATAACCCCTGGGTCACTGGATCAATGGAGGGGGTCAACACCGCCGCCACCGCCACCGCAATAATCACCACGTAGCGCCACTGGCTGAGCATCTGATCTATCGAAACAATGCCGAGGGAAATGAGCACAAGCTGCAAAATCGGCACCTGAAAGGCCAATCCGGTTGCCAACAGGAGCATTAAGATAAAGTCCACGTAGCGATCAATCGACCAGATTTGCTCCACCACATCAGCCCCATAGCTAATGAAAAATCCGAGGGCGGCAGGGGCAAGGAATGTGTAGGCAAAGGCCAAGCCCACAAGAAACAAAATCGAGGAGCCAAAGACAACCGGCGCTAGCAACCGCTGCTCACGCCGCGTTAACCCCGGCAAAACAAAGCGAATGCCTTGGTAGAGAATCATTGGTGTGGCCAAGAGCACGCCGCTGTAGGCGGCAGCCTTGCAGGAAACAAAAAAGTATTCCCCGGGGCTCAGTTGCAAAAATTGTGCCCCTTTAGCCGGTTTTTCGAGAAACTGAATGATCCAGCGCACTTGGCTAAAGCACAGTACCACCGTAACGGCAACGGTACCCAAGACCACAAAAAGCCGCTGCCGTAGCTCCTCGAGGTGATCCCAGAGGGACATTTCCACTTCGTTGGGGAGTTCTAAATCTGGATCAGTATCCCACTGACGAGATTCAACCGCTTCTTCAGGGGGGGTACCGTTTGCAGATTCCACAGCAGTGCTATCGACATCGGGCGATCGCATCGTTCAAAACACACTCTCGATTTTGGGGCTTATGACTTTTATCCTATAGCGTTTAACAGCCCTCCCGTCCTAAAGGACAAGAATTCTAAGATTCTCGACTTAGGTGTTGCAGTTTAGTTGTTGCAGTTCCGTCACGCCTGTGACATAGTTTTGTTAATTTGCCAGTGTAACGTAATGCCTAATGAATCATGTTTTGGGAACTGGCAACGGTATATCAACGATGTCTGGCGTTTTGACCCTTGACCCCTACCCCGCTCAGTCTATGAACAAGTGTTCTTTTACGGATCAAGACCTTATCTATCGTACGGGTGATGCGGCCAATGTCATGTATTTTATCAAGGCTGGTCAGGTGGAACTGATTGATGAGTTTCCGGAAACCGGTCAGCACGTCACCGCAGTGCTCGGTCCGGGCAAGGTCTTTGGGGAAGTGGATCTCATCCATGGGCGCACTCGCTTATGTACGGCGCGTGCCAAAGGGGAGGTGAAGCTCTTTCAGTTTACGGAAGCGGAACTGAAGGATGCCCTCTTTGAAAATCATGTTAAAAGCTTGATGTTGAGTCGCACCCTTTACGAGCACCTGCGGGATCTGTACAGCGACAATAATTTAGAGTCTGAGCTTGCACGGCTGCGGGTGGAAATGCAGCAAACGGTGAAAAAAGCAGTGATTGATCACGAGGCACGGGTGGTCAAAAGCCACAATGGCATGATGGCGATCGCCCTGCCCATTGTGGTGCTGGTTGGTTTAGTGATTGCCCTGCAGTTTGTGTTTCCCTAGGGCAATGGTCTTAGAACTTCAGGCTCAGTGCCAAAATGCCCAAAAAGGCGACCAAGGTCACAATGCCAATCTGGGTCATCTTAAACTCGTGATGCTCGATGGCCTCTTCAATTTCTTCGTGCATCTCTTCGCGAAATTGGGCAATCAGTTCATCTTTATTGCTGGGATCCATGGCTGCATACCAGAACGTGGCGTAAAACCGTACCATTGGCTCCCTATTGTAACGGTTAATGTCAGGAGCATAAACAAATGTTGAGAAATGCATGGTATGCCGTTACCCGTAGCGCGGCTCTCGGGCAGGCTCCCTTAGGGGTACGCGCCCTTGGTGAGCAATTCGTGCTGTGGCGATCGCCCGATGGCGCGGTGCAGGCCATGGTGGATCAGTGTCCCCATCGGGGAGCGCAGCTTTCAGGGGGATGGCTAACGGCGGGCTGTCTGACCTGTCCGTACCACGGTTGGCAGTTTAATCGTTCTGGGGAGTGTGTACACATTCCGGCAAATCAAGGGACGGCGGCTATTCCCAAGCGTGCCCAACTGAAGACCTA harbors:
- the tatC gene encoding twin-arginine translocase subunit TatC — translated: MESANGTPPEEAVESRQWDTDPDLELPNEVEMSLWDHLEELRQRLFVVLGTVAVTVVLCFSQVRWIIQFLEKPAKGAQFLQLSPGEYFFVSCKAAAYSGVLLATPMILYQGIRFVLPGLTRREQRLLAPVVFGSSILFLVGLAFAYTFLAPAALGFFISYGADVVEQIWSIDRYVDFILMLLLATGLAFQVPILQLVLISLGIVSIDQMLSQWRYVVIIAVAVAAVLTPSIDPVTQGLLAGALMALYFTGIGLAKLMGVGDRPATEG
- a CDS encoding cyclic nucleotide-binding domain-containing protein; this translates as MNKCSFTDQDLIYRTGDAANVMYFIKAGQVELIDEFPETGQHVTAVLGPGKVFGEVDLIHGRTRLCTARAKGEVKLFQFTEAELKDALFENHVKSLMLSRTLYEHLRDLYSDNNLESELARLRVEMQQTVKKAVIDHEARVVKSHNGMMAIALPIVVLVGLVIALQFVFP